The Burkholderia sp. NRF60-BP8 genomic sequence GGTTGCCGGGCGAGCTCGATTCGATTCGGATGCGGTTTGATCGTCGCGGCCAACCAAGACAGTGGGCCGATGTGGCGCAAGGCGGACAGTTCAACCGTCGGTCGCCGCAATAGCGCGCCGAAAAAGAAGACGGGAGCGGGGGCGCTGGCGAGCCGATGGCCGCGCCAGTATCAGCCGTTCAACGGCAATTTCTGCATGATCGCGTGCACGCATTCCAGCGGACTTGCTTCGCCCGTGCGCACATGCACGTCGGGTAATACCGGTTTTTCATAGGTCGATTCGATGCCGGTGAACTGCCGAATGGTCCCTTGCCTTGCCAACGCATACAGCCCCTTGGGATCGCGCGCTTCCGCCACATCCAGCGCGACGTCGACGAAGACTTCGAAAAACCTGCCCTGCGGAAAACGCGCGCGCGCTTTGGCCCGTGCTTCCCGAAACGGCGAGATCAGCGCAACGATGACGACGAGCCCCGCATCCACCATCAGGCGCGCGACCTCGGCCGTTCGACGGATGTTCTCGTGGCGGTCTGCGTCGCTGAAACCCAGGTCCTGATTCAATCCTTCGCGAAGCTGG encodes the following:
- the cysC gene encoding adenylyl-sulfate kinase gives rise to the protein MLTGNQSMLSSMKQDHAFVVWLTGVSGAGKSTLSNLLKEQLDTRGLRTFLLDGDQLREGLNQDLGFSDADRHENIRRTAEVARLMVDAGLVVIVALISPFREARAKARARFPQGRFFEVFVDVALDVAEARDPKGLYALARQGTIRQFTGIESTYEKPVLPDVHVRTGEASPLECVHAIMQKLPLNG